Below is a genomic region from Marinobacter salarius.
GTTGCCACAGATCTTCAATGTATTGAACGGCACGATGGCTTTTGTCGGTCCTCGCCCTGAAAGGCCGGTCTTTGTAGAGCAACTGTCGGAAACGATTCCATTCTACAGTGAACGGCACAGAGTCAAGCCCGGTTTGACGGGATGGGCCCAGCTTTGTTTTGCTTATGCTGATAATGAAGAAGACACCCGCGAAAAGCTCCGTTATGACCTTTACTATATAAAGAATCAAAGTCTGTTACTCGATTTGTTGATTATAATTCAGACAGTAGAAGTGGTATTGTTCAAGAAAGGATCAAGGTAGTTTCGGGGCCAGCTTTTCCCGAGACATGGAAACAGGCAAGGAATTGTAGAGAGGACTTAAAATGTCATCGAAGTATTCACTCCTGGGGTTAGTGTTCTCCGTTACCGCAATCGTATTTGCTTCGGGTTGTGCAGGCCCCACAACGTCATCTCCTGAAAAGATCCAGCGCGCTCTGGCTGTTGACACAACCAACAGCGTTGATGAGTACATTCTTGGCGCTACAGACGTGGTGCGGGTTTCCGTTTGGCGAAATGAGGATCTGAGCATTTCGGTCCCTATCAGGCCGGATGGCAAAATATCCGTGCCGCTTGTAGGTGATGTACAGGCCTCCGGCCGTACGCCGGATGCGCTGGCGAATGATATCGAAAGCAAGCTCTCCGCCTATATCAGGGAACCTCAGGTCAGCATCGTTGTCACCAGCATGGGGAGCCACGAATTCACCGACCGGGTTCGCGTAACCGGTGCCGTCCAGCAACCCACGTCTGTTCCGCACCGCGCGGGTATGACCGTTCTTGACATGGTGCTGTCTTCTGGCGGTGTGACCCCGTTTGCGTCCCCGAACAATTCGGTGCTGTATCGGACGCTTGATGGGGAAGTCGTTGCCATTCCGGTAAAGCTGGACGAAATCCTTTCACGTGGGGATATATCGACAAACTATAAATTGCGGCCGGGAGATATCCTGACAGTACCAGAGAGAAGTCTTTAACCCGGTTTGGGTGGAGGCTGTGGTTTTCTGCTGAGCTTTCTGAAATAACGGACTATTGCTATGGCACTTCCGATTAACCAGTTACCGAAAGAGATCGTGCGGGAGGTGCGCTCGCGCAAATGGCTGGCTTTGCTCATGTTCGTTGTGGTCAGCTTTTCGGTGCTGGCAGCAGGTTTCCTGTGGCCTTATAAATACCAGTCTCAGGTCGTTATTTTTGTTGATGACAGAAACATTATCCAACCGCTCATGGAAGGCAGGGCTGTTGCAACAAAAGTCAGCGAAAAGGTGTCCGCTGCCAGGGAACTGCTAGGGTCCAGAAGTGTGCTGGAAGACATTGCCATGGATACCGAGATCTATGGCGAAAACGCCGGCAACATTGGTCCTGAAGCATTGGAAGGCCGCATCAACGG
It encodes:
- a CDS encoding XrtA/PEP-CTERM system exopolysaccharide export protein; this translates as MSSKYSLLGLVFSVTAIVFASGCAGPTTSSPEKIQRALAVDTTNSVDEYILGATDVVRVSVWRNEDLSISVPIRPDGKISVPLVGDVQASGRTPDALANDIESKLSAYIREPQVSIVVTSMGSHEFTDRVRVTGAVQQPTSVPHRAGMTVLDMVLSSGGVTPFASPNNSVLYRTLDGEVVAIPVKLDEILSRGDISTNYKLRPGDILTVPERSL